One Hemitrygon akajei unplaced genomic scaffold, sHemAka1.3 Scf000099, whole genome shotgun sequence genomic window, tgagttcctccagcattttgtgtgtgttgcttgttctacctcctcttgctctggacttttctactggtgagaacatgttttgtcccatcctctctgggtacgtaatgatataaagcacctttgccctgggcaacaagtagctttcacatcacaaatgtgccagactccagtgagacagactactgcccttcccttcatattcattggcattgccatcactgagttcaccaccgtcagtcatctgggggagggttcaggggaaatgtTTATGTAGAGTCCataaactggtgttacctgtgtgcaTGTGGTGTTgctaaagttgctggagaatttgcaagtgggaagaagtggagtgatatttggaaatctgactttttaaagtgtaatttagcaagcaaaccacatatggacaatatgcaaaagctttggtgagaaaatccttcattacccattacaggcctgctacataggttgtgtgagagtgcagatgaactcgatcgaacccagaggagatcaaagttcctatcgaCCGTGATTTgccagctgtgaaaatgaatatatctctatataaaattcactgtgcacatgttgtcactgggtaaaaaatgcacagtacaagattcaagtgcacactggttattacaaattagagggaatattggagggaatgaggggagacctccagtgtccctgatgccctcacctacaagatgtgcatccagcttcagcttgtaaccctgcactttaaggtgTTGGAtcttgaaatgggtgaattccagatcatccagcagtaggagggggtgaaagatatgacatgaagagaggtgagttacacccaaggtgcaggacactggaaactgggtgagagtcaggaaggagaatgaggttaaatagccatcgcagagtactccAATGGCCATGCCCGGACAACAACAAGTGGAACACTTTGGAAACTGTTGGGgggaggaaagtcaaagggctgataagtggatttgttagttaggggaacagaacaacaGGCAACTAATATCTTAGTGGTAAGGCTTACTAGAGGTAGTGGGGGTTGGGGCTGATATGGTTTAAGTAAGTTGTAGGGGGGATGGGAGCCAGaaagacagaacagatagtggagatggtgaattgaattgactttattatgcaCATCCTTCATAtggatgaggagtagaaatatttacgttacattactgtctaaatgtgcaatgtgtaattgaaATTGATTTATAATAATTAGTTTGTATATAGGACAGTCAAGAAAGCATAGAaatcaattaatcagtctgatggcttggtggaaggtgatgtcccggaacctgttggtccttttgctgtggtaccggtTCCTGGATTGTAGcggcaggaacagtttgtggttgtggtgaatttggttcccgatatcctttgggccctttttataaaaaatccatacccctaccatccaggctcacatccaaacttcttttaaacggtgaaaccgagctcatattcaccacttgtgctggcatctcattccacactctcacaaccatttcagtaaagagcttttccacatgttcccattaaattttcaccttccccacttacccctgacctctggttgtcatcccacccaccctcagtggaaaaagctgcttgcatttatttacccaatcttctccctcatcattttgtatacgtccaacaaatcctcaaagcaatgtataatttccgtGTTTATGTTTAGAACTTtgttaggtgtataagatgatgaggagtattgatcgtgtggatagccagaggatttttcccagggctgaaatgtctaacacgagggagcagacttttcaggtgcttggaaatagataccaaggggatgtcggggtaagttttctacacagagactggtgggtgcatggaatgcactgccggctttttcggtgagagtgtttcagttactgtggggccaggcagctcagtgggaacagggaataataccaatggagagagtcaaactgagccaagtcacaaattgacgatggcagaaatgccccattcttagagAGACAGGAAGAACATCAGACAGTTTGATGATCATTCCAGATATGGTGAtatggactttgtgatatggtgcaactcaaactacctgcgtctcaatatcaccaagaccaaggagatggtggtggactttaggagatctaggcctcatatgcagccagtgatcattaatggagaatgtgtggagcaggttaagacctacaagtatctgggagtacagttagacgagaagctagactggactgccaacacagatgccttgtgcaggaaggcacagagtcgactgtacttccttagaaggttggcgtcattcaatgtctgtagtgagatgctgaagatgttctataggtcagttgtggagagcgccctcttctttgtggtggcgtgttggggaggcagcattaagaagagggacgcctcacgtcttaataagctgctaaggaaggcgggctctgtcgtgggcaaagtactggatagtttaacatcggtagctgagcgaagggcgctgagtaggctacggtcaattatggaaaaccctgaacatcctctacatagcaccatccagagacagagaagcagtttcagcgacaggttgctatcgatgcaatgctcctcagacaggatgaagaggtcaatactcccaaatgccattaggctttacaattcaaccgccaggacttaagaactttttaaaagctattattaatgctttttgagagagtgatttagatgcatatcatatttttactgagttaagtattgtatgtaattagttttgctacaacaagtgtatggggcattggaaaaaaatgttgaatttccccatggggatgaataaagtatccatccatccatccatccatccatccatccatccatcccagcactgtgcccagtcaggagatagTTTCTCTCACCAACTTCGGttcaacctcactgtaacagtgtgatgtcatatcacaccttgacaactcaagtgatctcatctgaaatgttgtcctacacccatcgatggattttgtaaatctttttacaggttaaaaatgacaaggaatttgtctacgggaatcccgaacacaacacaccagttttgctgtctctgtccagatacttAAGAAGAGGAGCAAGAGATTCACacaatcatccttcctgctcagactgtggggagggattcactcgatcatctgaccgactggcacgcccgtcatttcAAACAGGTGGGgaacccattcatctgctcagacagtgggaatagataCAGTTGGACATTTCATCTAaagggcaaggccattcacctatcctgtgtgtgggaagggattcagtcggtctttccacctgtggacacaccagtcagttcacactgggcagaggctggtcatctgctgaatttgtggtgaaggattcactcggtcatatgacctaatggctcatcagcgagttcacaccagggagtggccgttcacctgctcagactgtgggaaggggttcactcattcatctaatctgaaggtacatcagcgagttcacactggggagaggccattcacctgctcacactgtgggaagggattcactcagtcatcccacctacagaatcatcagcgagttcacactggggagaggccgttcacctgctcagactgtgggaagggattcacttgctcatctgatctgaagaaacatcagcgagttcacactggggagaggccattcacctgctcagactgtgggaagggattcactcggtcatcttttctgaagctacatcagaaagttcacactggggagtggccgttcacctgctcagactgtgggaagggattcattctgtcatgcaatctgaaggtacatcagcgagttcacactggagagaggccgttcacctgctcagactgtgggaaaggattcactcagtcatttaaactgaaaatacatcagcgaattcacagtgGAGAgcgaccattcacctgctcagattgtgggaagagattcacacagtCAGCCCAGCTACgagcacacaggtcagttcacactggggagaggccgttcacctgctcagaatgtggtaagggattcactcagtcatctcagctactgagccaccagtcagttcacactggggagaggccgttcacctgctcagactgtgggaagggattcactcagtcatacacCCTACTGGTTCACCAGCGgcttcacaccggggagcggccgttcacctgttcagactgtgggaagcgattcactgagtcatctaaactgaaggtacatcagagagtacacactggggagcggcctttcatctgctcagaatgtgggaagggattcattcaatcatgcaatctgaaggtacatcagcgagttcacactggggaacgaccgttcacctgctcagactgtgggaagggattcactcggtcatctgaactgaaggtacattggagagttcacactggggagcggcctttcatctgttcagaatgtgggaagggattcattcaatcatgcaaactgaaggtacatcagcgagttcacactggggaacgaccgttcacctgctcagactgtgggaagggattcactcggtcatctgaactgaaggtacattggagagttcacaccggggagcggccgttcacctgttcggactgtgggaagggattcactctgtcatctaaactgaagttacatcagagagttcacactggagagaggccgttcacctgctcagactgtgggaagggattcactcagtcctcccacctacaagcacaccggtcagttcatactggggagaagccgttcacctgctgaagCCTGAATTATACCTCTGCATAGACGCTATGCCATTGTGAGCATTTCTACTTGTGAGTTCGTGTGTCTGCGTCGCtctgccaaaacgctagttggtgttGGGGTTCTGTGCTACTGTGTTGAATTGACTCATGTTGAGTTGGGAAAAATGGCGACTGCTGACTACgtcttgttggagttggagctaataatgTTGCAGAAGTGTTACttctattgaaattactgcaacgcagaaaaaTGAGCAGTTTTTCCCATTACTTTGTGCAGTCCGCGATGTCCAAAGCAATGTTGGTGGAAATTTCTTTGCACGattttgatgccattttcaagttttTATTGTCTGCCAATGAAGAGTCGTGCACATGTACATATTTTCTGACTACCTCACCTAACCTCTCCTTGATGTAGTCCACCTTCCAACTTCAAAGCAACAGGAAATGCACAGGAGGAAACTGGCTGctgccaagtggaccaatcacagtacCTGCAGTCTGTGTTGCCGTGACGTGTAGCTACATTTTTGGGAATGTGCGCGTTAGGCTACATTAGGCGAAGGACTCTCATGGAGGCGCTACATGGAGTAGGTTGCATTCCAGCTTTGCTCCgttcattttaaatttacttaccacccctttaatatctttatcaaagtgtttataacacttttatatgtttgaatttgaattttaatCGACTGAAATGGCTTACAGAGGAAGAAGGCAGTGAAAATGGAAAGAaagaagatgtctttgaacagcCTAAAAAGTTGCAACTTACTTTACTGGCTATCTAGAATCTTTTGGATGAAGAACTTGATAAAAGATTTATTACCTTGGAATTATGGTTAAAGGAGAGCGAAGGTATATTGGCAACACTTGAAAAGAAGAACGAAAAACAGCAGCGGCAAATTTCAGAGTTTATTAAAGCTGGGAAACAGAGAGATCGCAAATTGAATTCTTTGGAAATGAAATGAAGTTCAACCACTCAAACCCTGGAGCAGAACAAAATCAAGATTACTGATTTGGAGAGTCGAAGCCACAGACTGAATTTGTGAATAATAGACTCAGTGAGGACATTGAGAGCCGGGATCttactcagtttttttctcaATGCTTCATCTAAgagcatttttcaatcttttttattggtttccaaataaagaatatacaaattggaagaggagtttaacaagtagataatataaaaaaacatataaacagcatataatgtcaaaatcaaatagataaaatgcttcctctggaataatcccaaaaattgctgtaagtggattacgTTGAACATCcgcatctataactttagataatattccaaacacatcccaccaaaaattatttaaacttaacaCATGAACAAAACAGTTGAGTCAGAGTAGCCACTTttgtgttacatctgtcacaaatagggcttatattaggaaaaaatatgtgccaatttatctttggacatatgggccctgtgtactatcttaaaaatTCTTAATGGAGGTCTTTGGCTCGGAGGTATTTTCTTCCCTTCCTGCACTCAACCGCACTCATCGGGCGCTGAAACCAAAACCACGTCATGTAATTCTTCGATGTCACAATGTGAATACTAAGGAGCACTTCATTCGGATTGCTCATCAGAAAGGAGTTACTGAGCATGAGAATCTTCAGTTTCATTTTGTTGAAGATTTTTGTCCTGAGGTGATGCAAGAAAGATTGCATtttaaaatggtgatgtcagaattATATCAGAGGAATCTTTGTCCAGCATTGTTATATCCCTTTCACCTAAGGGTTGCTCTGCCCAATAAATCATTCAAATGCTTTAAATCCGTGAATGAAGCAAAACAATTTCTCAAAGAGGTAAGCTTGAACGCAGATGTCTAATGTTTTGAAGATCAACATTTGAGCTTGGATGTCTCTGAAATTTACCATTCCTttatgtctgtgtgtatctggttTATTAGTTAACAGCCAGCTTATAGATTTGGACACTTTAGAACTTTGCCCTTGGGTTGATTACAGTTGTACTGTGTTTTGACATTCGGATGTTTATGATGTTTCCATGTTaaagtttctttctttttccttcattgttttactttttttatttttaattgtttgcttttgaaaatCATTATGACTTTGATATGCTGATTATTTCCTTTTTCTTGAAATATTATTAAGATTGTATTTTGTGTCATTTTTTAAGACCTTTTCTTTTAAAATGGTCTGCAATTGGCTGTTTTTCTCTAACATCTGCTTGACATTCCTCTTGTAATATTTTGACTATGGGtggtttgttttttatttttttaaatttggagatCTGCCTCAAGGGAGACGGGGGTAGGGAGGTTCTTAGATAGTTGTCTGGCTGTCTATTGGCCAGGTGTTCGGTCTTTGTGGGTGGGGTGGTAGGGCTATTTTTAGTCTAGTATTTTTCTTTTGGGCTGaattgaaactacaaaaatgtctgtATTGTCGTAACTTCCGTTTCCTCTTTAAACTATTTTCCCTCCTCCTGATTCGTGAGTTTCCTATGCATTgtggttaaccctttacatactacattgtttatttaaggaaaatggatattattaattaattttgtcattattaattttgtttcatggaatacGAACGGTTTGAATCATCCAATtaaatggaagaagatttttagaGTTTTTCATAGACTGAATGCTCAGATTATTTTTGCGCAGAAGACATGTGAGTAAGGAGGATAATCAGCACTTATTTAGGTTTTGGAAATGCCAACAGTTTCACTCTAACTCATCGACTAAGGTGAAaggtgtttcttttttttatatagactcctagatttcatttgttcactatgATACAATTTCAGACCAATATGATAGACTTCTATTAAACACCGGTTAACTTTATAACAATAAattagttttggttaatatttatgcacttaatactgactatcctgaattCCTTAAGCACTTTTTTGCATTTCTtcccaatttaaatgaatatatggtaataatgggtggagattttaattgttgtctgaaACGTATGATGGATAAGTCTGTGCCTAATCAGGTACTTACAAACAAATCTGCTATTTTTATTAATTCCTTCTTAGTTGACTCTGGAATTTTAGAAATTAGGAGGTTTTTACATCCTAATGAAAAAGAGTTCTCTTTTTTCTCATGTATATCATAATTACTCTAGATTCCTTTACATCTTTATTGATTCTCgattagtttcatttgtcacTGCCTGTGAATATGATACAATTGCCATTtccgatcatgcacctttgaaattATCAGTTAAGTTAACTGATGTAACCTTTGGTACTAAACAATggcggttcaactctattttacttcagggcttaaattttattaatttcattaaaggacagattgcctttttcttttcaactaactcaaCGGAAGAAATTTTCAGTGGGATATCACGTGATGCCTTTAAAACATATATCCGAGGGTAAATTATTTCACACTCTGCTGGATTGAAGAATcaaattaataatgaaatacgtacattggttgataagattaaagaaattgatagaaaatattctattgctcccaatttgaagctttataaagagagagttgaacttcagatgcaacatcatttgttattaacatccccgattgaaaatcagttacttaaaactaagggtcattttatatatttggtgacatattaggtaaattattggctaaccaattaaaaGCTGCTTTGGCAAAACTTCAGATTAATAGGGTTCGTAAACGGATGGTACTTTGACGGTTGACCATGATGAAATTAAtttttttcaagaattttataccaatttataccaatcagaatttcctgatgattctaccataatgcatgaatttttaaggaaattaaatATTCTGAAATTATCAGTTGATGAACGTTTAGTATTAGACACACccattactgaagaggaaataaagaatgcaatttattcattgaattctggtaaagcacGTGGTCGGGATGAGTATacagctgaatttttaaaatctttttccgatttactttctccctggttaggtaaaaatttttaaagatgctttatttgtatgtaagttaccacaaactttttatgaagcatctatttatttaattcctaaaaatgataaaaatctcactgaatgtgcatcagaTTTGTGATATCTTTGAGAATGTTGAATCTAAAATCCTTTCTcaaatattagcaattagatgGGTGAAGATATTGCCACAAATTGTCTCCAagcatcagacaggatttattaaaaattattataCACATTGTAATGTTtggaggttaatgaacattgtatagACTACTTTATCTAAGACTCCAGAACGTGTTTTCTCGCTCGATgccgagaaggcgtttgataCATTTGAATGGGAATATTTGTTTAAAATTCTTGAGAAACTTAATTTTAgtccaaaatttatatcttggatccAATTGATATAACATATATCTTTGGCTTCTGTTTCACTAATGATCAGAGATCCCCTTTCTTTAGGCTTTTCCAAGGTACTAGTCAAGGCTGTCCTTTGAAACCCTTACTATCAGATATTAGCCTGgagaccttggcaattgctattcgtgattcacccagtatatttggtGTTACTCATGGGAATGGGACGCGTAaagtatcactatatgcagatgacctttcgctatatatttctaatccagagaaatccattcctgcagtaataacacaacttgctcagtttagtagtttttctgcttATAACCTGAATCTTAATAAAAGTCTGCTttctccattaaatatgcaagtctcAATTTATAGACAGTCACCATTTAGATTGCTtgctgattattttatttatttgggtgttaaaattactaagaagcacaacgatttatttaaagttaatgtttacccttaattgatcatgctaaacaattgtttactaaatggtccccattatCCTTATCCTTGATTGGCtccattaatgctattaagaggattattttacctaaatatcAGTACCTATTTCAGGCGGTATCAATTTTTATCTCTAACTTTTTTATATactattgattctaaaatttctgcATATACATGGCAGAATAGAAATCCCAGGTTATattagaaatatttacagaaatcaaaaaaaggAAGGCGGCTTGGTTTTGCCGGAtcctagattttattattgggaattaatattcgatatttaacgttTTGCACACAAGAGTTGGATGAACCTTGAGCGGGAGTCTCGACCGAAGTTTTCATTGGCTTCTATTTTACGGGCTGTGCTTtcctttgcacttactaaattTAATAAGCAAATGGTAATTCCaataattaagcatacaataggaATATGGTTTCAATGTTGGCAATTTTTTGGACCAAATAAATATATACTGTCAAGTTCTATGAcatctatttttttctttcaaccatttagaattgatcaagcttttcttttatggaaaacaaagggaatatcatgttttcgtgatttatttaTGGATAATCTTTTATGGCTTTTGAACAGTTTTCTAATAAAAAATAATTTGCCTGGATCActctttttcagatatttacagattagaaaccttTGAA contains:
- the LOC140723044 gene encoding uncharacterized protein produces the protein MAHQRVHTREWPFTCSDCGKGFTHSSNLKVHQRVHTGERPFTCSHCGKGFTQSSHLQNHQRVHTGERPFTCSDCGKGFTCSSDLKKHQRVHTGERPFTCSDCGKGFTRSSFLKLHQKVHTGEWPFTCSDCGKGFILSCNLKVHQRVHTGERPFTCSDCGKGFTQSFKLKIHQRIHSGERPFTCSDCGKRFTQSAQLRAHRSVHTGERPFTCSECGKGFTQSSQLLSHQSVHTGERPFTCSDCGKGFTQSYTLLVHQRLHTGERPFTCSDCGKRFTESSKLKVHQRVHTGERPFICSECGKGFIQSCNLKVHQRVHTGERPFTCSDCGKGFTRSSELKVHWRVHTGERPFICSECGKGFIQSCKLKVHQRVHTGERPFTCSDCGKGFTRSSELKVHWRVHTGERPFTCSDCGKGFTLSSKLKLHQRVHTGERPFTCSDCGKGFTQSSHLQAHRSVHTGEKPFTC